In the Verrucomicrobiia bacterium genome, one interval contains:
- a CDS encoding type IV pilus twitching motility protein PilT produces MAKIDAFFNLLLEQKASDLHMSSGNPPMLRINGELHRVDFPPLENDSLKAMLYEIAPEYKIKVFEETGDVDFGYEIPGVSRFRANFFNQKNGIAAVFRQIPSKVLSFEDFEKLDAPLPPVLKKFCMLHKGLVLVTGPTGSGKSTTLAAMVDYANKNRRDHILTIEDPIEFVHESKGCLVNHREVGVHTKSFAAALRGALREDPDIILVGEMRDLETIELALTAASTGHLVFGTLHTQSAAKTVDRIIDVFPADQQNKIRATLSEALRGVVAQNLFKRIDRKGRVAALEILVFTTAVANLVREGKTHQIPGMIQVGKRIGNQPLDDAIMDHLKMKRISPDEAFEKCLDKKKFFPFLSPERQEEARANGDVE; encoded by the coding sequence ATGGCCAAAATTGACGCCTTTTTTAATCTGCTCCTCGAACAAAAAGCCTCGGACCTCCACATGTCCTCCGGCAATCCGCCCATGCTGCGCATCAACGGCGAGCTGCACCGGGTGGATTTCCCGCCGCTGGAGAACGACTCGCTCAAGGCCATGCTCTATGAGATCGCGCCCGAGTACAAGATCAAGGTGTTCGAGGAAACCGGCGACGTGGACTTCGGCTATGAAATCCCCGGCGTCTCCCGCTTCCGCGCCAACTTCTTCAACCAGAAAAATGGCATCGCCGCCGTCTTCCGCCAGATTCCCAGCAAGGTCCTGTCCTTCGAGGATTTCGAAAAACTCGACGCCCCCCTGCCGCCCGTCCTCAAAAAATTCTGCATGCTCCACAAGGGCCTGGTGCTGGTCACCGGCCCCACCGGCTCCGGCAAAAGCACCACCCTCGCCGCCATGGTGGATTACGCCAACAAAAACCGCCGCGACCACATCCTGACCATCGAGGACCCCATCGAGTTCGTCCACGAAAGCAAGGGCTGCCTCGTCAACCACCGCGAAGTGGGCGTCCACACCAAGTCCTTCGCCGCCGCCCTCCGCGGCGCCCTGCGCGAAGACCCCGACATCATCCTCGTCGGCGAAATGCGCGACCTGGAAACCATCGAGCTGGCCCTCACCGCCGCCAGCACCGGCCACCTCGTCTTCGGCACCCTCCACACCCAGAGCGCCGCCAAAACCGTGGACCGCATCATTGACGTCTTCCCCGCCGACCAACAAAACAAAATCCGCGCCACCCTCTCCGAGGCCCTGCGCGGAGTCGTGGCCCAAAACCTCTTCAAACGCATTGACCGCAAGGGCCGCGTGGCCGCCCTTGAAATCCTCGTCTTCACCACCGCGGTGGCCAACCTCGTCCGCGAAGGCAAAACCCACCAGATCCCCGGCATGATCCAGGTCGGCAAACGCATCGGCAACCAGCCCCTCGACGACGCCATCATGGACCACCTCAAAATGAAGCGCATCTCCCCCGACGAAGCCTTCGAAAAGTGCCTGGACAAGAAAAAGTTTTTCCCCTTCCTGTCGCCGGAACGGCAGGAGGAAGCCCGGGCCAACGGCGATGTGGAATAA
- a CDS encoding SET domain-containing protein-lysine N-methyltransferase, translating into MEELYEIHDSPIHGRGGFARRDIPAGTRILEYVGERISKAESLRRCEALNAYIFHLDEQFDLDGLVPWNPARFLNHSCDPNCEAVMDHGRIWIVARRNIRAGEELTFNYGYDLVDYQDHPCHCGAPNCVGYIVAEEFHPLLRQRQAQTAAAS; encoded by the coding sequence ATGGAAGAGCTGTATGAAATTCACGACTCGCCCATCCACGGGCGCGGCGGTTTTGCCCGGCGGGACATCCCCGCCGGCACCCGCATCCTGGAGTACGTCGGCGAGCGCATCTCCAAGGCCGAATCCCTGCGGCGTTGCGAAGCCCTGAACGCCTACATTTTTCATCTCGATGAGCAATTCGACCTGGACGGCCTGGTGCCCTGGAATCCCGCCCGTTTTCTCAATCACAGTTGCGATCCCAACTGCGAAGCCGTCATGGACCATGGCCGCATCTGGATCGTGGCCCGCCGCAACATCCGGGCTGGCGAGGAGCTGACCTTCAATTACGGCTACGACCTGGTGGATTACCAGGACCACCCCTGCCATTGCGGCGCGCCCAACTGCGTGGGGTACATCGTGGCCGAGGAGTTTCACCCCCTCTTGCGCCAGCGGCAGGCCCAGACCGCCGCCGCCTCCTGA
- a CDS encoding SAM-dependent methyltransferase has protein sequence MNDLREVVREALRAGGGALPFARFMELVLYHPGLGYYERREHTPGRRGDYFTSVSAGPLFGELLAHQLAGWLREYEPARPLVVVEAGAHDGRLAADVLGTLHRRHPELAARVMFYLWEPSDTRAAWQQETLAPFAGQVRRARTAEELPRPLAGVIYANELLDALPVHRLGWDAARQEWFEWGVQEGCGGLTWTRLPLSAAELAPDLPQAVLEVLPADFTVEVGPAAVRWWQEAAACLGAGGRLVTFDYGPLQALPVDPRRPRGTLRAYWRHALQEDLLARPGEQDITADVPFAVLEAAGRAAGLVTEHCERQGRFLTRLALGLGEALEWTPARRRQFMTLTHPQHMGERFGVLVQRRAAA, from the coding sequence ATGAATGACCTGCGGGAGGTGGTGCGGGAGGCGCTGCGCGCCGGCGGGGGCGCCCTGCCGTTTGCGCGGTTCATGGAGCTGGTGTTGTATCATCCCGGCCTGGGTTATTACGAGCGCCGCGAGCACACTCCCGGCCGGCGGGGGGATTACTTCACCAGTGTGAGCGCCGGGCCGTTGTTTGGGGAATTGCTGGCGCATCAACTGGCCGGCTGGCTGCGGGAATATGAACCCGCCCGCCCGCTGGTGGTGGTGGAGGCGGGCGCGCATGACGGGCGGCTGGCGGCCGACGTGCTGGGGACGCTGCACCGGCGCCATCCGGAGCTGGCCGCGCGGGTGATGTTTTATTTGTGGGAGCCGTCCGACACGCGCGCGGCGTGGCAGCAGGAGACCCTGGCGCCCTTTGCCGGGCAGGTACGGCGTGCGCGGACGGCGGAAGAGTTGCCGCGGCCGCTGGCGGGGGTGATTTATGCCAATGAACTGCTGGACGCCCTGCCGGTTCACCGGCTGGGGTGGGATGCCGCCCGGCAGGAATGGTTTGAGTGGGGAGTGCAAGAAGGCTGCGGGGGTCTGACCTGGACACGGCTGCCGTTGAGTGCGGCAGAACTGGCGCCTGACTTGCCGCAGGCCGTGCTGGAGGTGTTGCCGGCGGATTTCACGGTGGAGGTGGGGCCGGCCGCAGTGCGCTGGTGGCAGGAGGCCGCGGCGTGTCTTGGGGCGGGGGGGCGGCTGGTGACATTCGATTATGGCCCGCTGCAGGCGCTGCCGGTGGATCCGCGGCGGCCGCGCGGCACTTTGCGGGCCTACTGGCGGCATGCGTTGCAGGAAGATTTGCTGGCCCGGCCGGGGGAGCAGGACATTACGGCGGATGTCCCATTTGCGGTGCTGGAAGCGGCCGGGCGGGCGGCGGGGCTGGTGACGGAGCACTGTGAGAGACAAGGCCGGTTTTTGACGCGGCTGGCCCTGGGGCTGGGGGAGGCCCTGGAGTGGACGCCGGCGCGGCGGCGGCAGTTCATGACGCTGACCCATCCGCAGCACATGGGCGAGCGCTTTGGGGTGCTGGTGCAGCGGCGAGCGGCGGCCTGA
- a CDS encoding PilT/PilU family type 4a pilus ATPase, which yields MRRNELDYILNRMLDYHPDVSDLNITVDKPLQVEHDGELRPIQIDPPIEKLTPFQTETIALNLIGGNRRLMEDLLRSGSCDASYGVEGRARFRVNIFSQRGHYSCVLRKLNTKIPTLKELGMPEIFYQVAKEKTGLVLVTGATGSGKSTTLAALLNEINETRSIHIITLEDPVEFVHPQKKATFNQREMGNDFDSFSSGLRAALRQAPKIILVGEMRDRETVEIGLSAAETGHLVLSTLHTIDAGQTINRILGMFEPEEQEQVRVRLADTLRWVISQRLVPKIGGGRYALLEIMGNNLRTKDSIIHGESEGKSFYEIIEAAYPFGWRHFDQACLEAFENNIISEETALMAASKRAIVSRGIDNIKKKRGEITSAYSDLQMKKTEEKKTDIPIPPVLKLK from the coding sequence ATGCGACGCAACGAACTGGACTACATCCTCAACCGGATGCTCGATTATCATCCGGACGTCTCCGACCTCAACATCACGGTGGACAAACCCCTGCAGGTCGAGCACGACGGCGAGCTGCGGCCCATCCAAATTGATCCGCCCATCGAAAAACTCACCCCCTTCCAGACCGAAACCATCGCCCTGAACCTCATCGGCGGCAACCGCCGCCTCATGGAAGACCTGCTCCGCAGCGGCTCCTGCGATGCCTCCTACGGCGTCGAGGGCCGGGCCCGCTTCCGCGTCAACATCTTCAGCCAGCGCGGCCATTACTCCTGCGTCCTCCGCAAGCTCAACACCAAAATCCCCACCCTCAAGGAATTGGGCATGCCGGAAATCTTTTACCAGGTCGCCAAGGAAAAAACCGGCCTCGTCCTCGTCACCGGCGCCACCGGCTCCGGCAAAAGCACCACCCTCGCCGCCCTCCTCAACGAAATCAACGAAACCCGCTCCATCCACATCATCACCCTCGAAGACCCCGTGGAGTTCGTGCACCCGCAAAAAAAGGCCACCTTCAACCAGCGGGAAATGGGCAACGACTTCGACTCCTTCTCCAGCGGCCTCCGCGCCGCCCTGCGCCAGGCCCCCAAGATCATCCTCGTGGGCGAAATGCGCGACCGCGAAACCGTCGAAATCGGCCTCAGCGCCGCCGAAACCGGCCACCTCGTCCTCAGCACCCTCCACACCATTGACGCCGGCCAGACCATCAACCGCATCCTCGGCATGTTCGAGCCGGAGGAACAGGAGCAGGTCCGCGTCCGCCTCGCCGACACCCTCCGCTGGGTCATCAGCCAGCGCCTGGTGCCCAAAATCGGCGGCGGCCGCTACGCCCTCCTCGAAATCATGGGCAACAACCTCCGCACCAAGGATTCCATCATCCACGGCGAAAGCGAGGGCAAGAGCTTCTACGAAATCATCGAGGCCGCCTATCCCTTCGGCTGGCGCCATTTCGACCAGGCCTGCCTCGAAGCCTTCGAAAACAACATCATCTCCGAGGAAACCGCCCTCATGGCCGCCAGCAAACGCGCCATCGTCAGCCGCGGCATTGACAACATCAAAAAGAAACGCGGCGAAATCACCTCCGCCTACAGCGACCTGCAGATGAAAAAAACCGAGGAAAAAAAGACCGACATCCCCATCCCGCCCGTCCTCAAACTCAAATAA